One segment of Candidatus Arsenophonus lipoptenae DNA contains the following:
- a CDS encoding Do family serine endopeptidase — MIKIKKQFLTMLTISIILFFINILTISYSASIPSTNFSNNQNQELYSLAPMLEKVLPAVVSIRVSGTRIQNQQLPEEFKFFFGPNFPSQQQSIRPFEGLGSGVIINAEKGYIITNNHVIDNADKIHIQLNDGREIDVKLIGKDPQTDIALLQIKDSSTANLKKLNLKTITIADSDKLRVGDFAIAVGNPFGLGQTATSGIISALGRSGLNIEGLENFIQTDASINRGNSGGALVNLNGELIGINTAILAPGGGNIGIGFAIPANMAKSLSDQIIKYGIVKRGLLGIKGTEMTSDVAKALNIDAQKGAFVSEVIPNSAAAKAGIQPGDVLISINNKYINSFAELRAKIGTSEIGKPIDIGLLRKGRQITVKVILEDSESNSTKAEILTASLMGATLSNSIINGTKGVKVESVLSNSPAATFGLIKGDLIISANEQRIENINQLRKIIKTKPTALALNILRGDQNIYLLLRGNNIFN, encoded by the coding sequence ATGATAAAAATAAAAAAACAATTTTTAACTATGTTAACTATAAGTATTATTCTTTTTTTCATAAATATACTTACAATAAGTTATTCTGCATCAATCCCATCAACAAATTTTTCTAATAATCAAAATCAAGAATTATATAGCTTAGCTCCTATGTTAGAAAAAGTACTTCCTGCTGTAGTTAGTATTCGTGTATCTGGAACACGTATTCAAAATCAACAGTTACCAGAAGAATTTAAATTCTTTTTTGGCCCAAATTTTCCTTCACAACAACAAAGTATTCGCCCTTTTGAAGGATTAGGTTCTGGAGTTATTATTAATGCTGAAAAAGGTTATATTATAACTAATAATCATGTAATTGATAATGCAGATAAAATACATATTCAACTTAATGATGGTAGAGAAATTGATGTTAAATTAATAGGCAAGGATCCTCAAACAGATATAGCACTTTTACAAATAAAAGATTCTAGTACAGCAAACCTAAAAAAATTAAATCTAAAAACTATAACAATAGCAGATTCAGATAAACTACGAGTAGGTGATTTTGCAATTGCAGTTGGTAACCCTTTTGGATTAGGGCAAACGGCGACATCTGGGATTATTTCTGCATTAGGGCGTAGTGGTTTAAATATAGAAGGTTTAGAAAATTTTATTCAAACAGATGCTTCTATTAATAGAGGTAATTCAGGTGGTGCATTAGTTAATCTAAATGGAGAACTTATAGGCATTAACACTGCTATTTTAGCTCCTGGAGGTGGTAATATTGGAATTGGATTTGCAATTCCAGCAAATATGGCAAAATCGCTTAGTGATCAAATTATTAAATATGGTATAGTAAAACGTGGATTATTGGGAATAAAAGGAACTGAAATGACTTCTGATGTAGCTAAAGCATTAAATATTGATGCACAAAAAGGAGCATTTGTTAGTGAAGTAATTCCAAATTCTGCAGCTGCTAAAGCAGGTATCCAACCTGGAGATGTTTTAATTTCAATTAATAATAAGTATATTAATAGTTTTGCAGAGTTAAGAGCAAAAATTGGTACTAGTGAAATTGGTAAACCAATTGACATAGGTTTACTTCGTAAAGGCAGACAAATAACAGTAAAAGTTATATTAGAAGATAGTGAATCTAATAGTACAAAAGCTGAAATTTTAACTGCTTCACTAATGGGTGCTACTTTAAGTAATAGTATTATTAATGGTACTAAAGGTGTAAAAGTAGAAAGCGTTTTATCCAATTCACCTGCAGCAACTTTTGGTTTAATAAAAGGTGATCTTATCATCAGTGCAAATGAACAACGTATAGAGAATATAAATCAGTTGCGCAAAATTATTAAAACTAAACCTACTGCTTTAGCATTAAATATATTGCGAGGAGATCAAAATATTTATTTATTACTGCGTGGTAATAATATATTTAATTAA